Genomic window (Nicotiana sylvestris chromosome 7, ASM39365v2, whole genome shotgun sequence):
ctctccgttgactttgaggtgcaagaggcaccttATCTTGCTCAAGattatctacctcctcccccgctatcacgtttccaagaggttcattagcgttgtttaaagccatgttggtacctaagtaatgacacaaacaagtaagtaacaaagaaggaaagaagaacaatgcacaaaactaactaaatagatagccaaaaccattagctccccggcaacggtgccaaaaagtgattgcagcctactccgcactactaaaaaTTAGGAatagagggtcgcaatagcttttacccgatttgtgggtcgggatcaatttccacagagagctagaaatggagtcgagtatctatttagagtggaattgtgtatttgttccaaatatcacttccaatcatttttgggttttatttaacaaactactattatcaactactaattataaatgCAAATAGATTATGCTAAACGAGAATTGCTAAAATTTGTATCTAATAGATAAAaaagcactagggtagtgactttcacctaggtggctaattgacgggtaattgcttctaaggcactattgacatgattggggaaatatgctataaccgttgcacgattttacaCACTCTCACACCCTCGGTAGAGAGAGtcattttgcccaattgactttctcaagaccaaatgggtaggcaaatttgctcaagcaactagggtgcaagtcgggtaattactttctcgaggtttaaccctttaattgggactatcaattctcttgagtccatcccaatttcttgttgggtcaattttggagacttagactctctttctcaagaagaaccaagtcaacttagcacaaaccagtatttgcaaccaccaattcataaattaaaccataaaattgacccaaataacaaacacccatagtcaatctagccctaaatcacaatactcatcaattacccacactagggttgagccacaacccttgctaatgggtttagctactcatgctcgaagagaaaaatagagaaatagatgaagataaagacatattaattaaacaCTAAAGTAAATACAGAGATTCTACCGTTAAAACTAAGTTAAAATGCCTAAAATGGCTACAGATAGTCTtttcacgagcgcagctcagttCAGAAAAtagctgataccctaaaaatggaaaaaggttctatttatactaagctggaaaaattggacaaaaatgcccctgtggggtcagtgcagaccgcacaaaatggtgtgcggccgcactaggctcttgactctgaaaaatcaactctctgaacccaggatccgtggaccgcacagaatggaatACAGCCACGGAGGAGTCTGGCACGATCCGCACAAATACGACCGCGGACCACATAGGCTTGAACCTTGGCACTTGACATCTCTATGAAGTTtgcttctgcggaccgcataaaatggtagTGCGGTCGCGGTGTcttcagtgcagaccgcacaatatGTACTACGGTCGCACTGATTTGATGCCTTCAAATCCAGCTCTCTGAAtttccctagtgcggaccgcacaaagtgtagtgcggtcgcactaggcctgtttgttCTGAGTTGtattgtctttggtacttgtgcaagtttcactccttttgaacCGATCTTTGACGtctcgtcactttgttgatcaaacctgcaatcaagcacaacttatgagccttttgggactattttgtaagaatttataatcaaagcgtaagcaagaaggagcatgaaacacgtcAAAATCCCTAAGTATCATTAAGTCAGTTGTTGTTAGCTTGGTGAACaagaatttttctttaaaaaataaaagtcaaTTACTAGTTGACTAGAAAGTCTTATATGGAAACTTTGAAACAAAATTTAAATTGGAGAAGTTTCACGTTGTGGTGGAAGGTTTCTTGAATCAAATGAGAGCTAAATTGTCCTAATGGGTTTCAAGTGGATTCTAACCAAATTTGGTAATCCACACCCATAAAGAGCTAGTTTTGAGCTTTATTATTTTTGGAATCTACTGCCTAGTTCTATGTTGATGGTGTAATACGGATACTATGGTATTTACCAAAGGAAATTGATGCAAccaaatttttctcaaaaacgaaGAGGGAAACAATATTGTTCACCTTGGTATATCGGATAGTTTGGTTAAGGGATTCATAAAGAGATGGTGTCTTCACCTGTACTTCAAGTCTCCTATTCGATTTTGGCAAGCCTACACTCCGACAAGCCTTGAAGTAGGGGGTATTTGTAGACAATTaaaattttatcaaatttcaatccataagaaatttatattttaccataaattatatatatatatatatatatatatatatatatatatatatatatatatatatatatatatatatatatatatatatatatatatatatatatattgatttaaATAAAGGTCCAATATACTATTGGACTAGCCCATTAGTTGGTCTTCTATCAAATGAGTCGGCCCGCCTATGAGCCTCAAGTCCAATGGCCCAACAGGGTTTTCTTGGAGGATACTCCACCCTGAACCTATATAAAGGGGTGAATGGAGAAGGTTACAAAAACAAGCAAGTAAGCACAAGGAAAGGCTAAAATAAGCTTTGAAGAATAGTATCAAAGTCTCCATCCATATCTACAATCGTCGTCTGTGGTCAAATCCAAAGGCGAACTCAAATCATAGGCGGGCGACTTCAAATCTTCTGTCGTGATAACCCAATACCAAATCTTGGTTCGTGACGACCTTCAAATTGTTCGTGACGTACTACAAATCTGAAATCTGTcaagttcaagatcaagctcTCAACCTCTTGAACCATCGTCCATGAGGAGAAGAATCAAAGGACTACATCTCTTTAGATTTAGAGATATTTTAGAGATTGTAACCCCATCACTTGAAATCGAATATAATATTTGTCGTTATATTTCTtgtcttgattattatttttcagGAACGAAATTTAGTTGTTACAAATTTTGGCACGCCTAGTGGACCATCTCTCCCTCTCATCTCTTCTCTTCGAAGTTCAAGAACACCAAGATGGCTACAATAAGAAACAACCCTAGATCTGACTCCAAAAGTGGATTGGAAGTTGCCATGGAGAATGTTCAGCAAATCAAAAGAAGCAAAGCCGAAATACTAGGACAACAGGTGCTTGAAGTGTCATCCACAACTCATGTTTTTGGTTCATCTTCTCCAAGAAGTGAGATCCTCTTCGTACATGCTAGAAGAAGGGAACAACATCGCTGAGGTGGTCGAACAAACTTTGGCGCGATTTCGGACTCACTGTTTTGATCCCCGGGTACGTGTTGTAAGGTCCACTCCTTAGCACAATGTAATGCTACCTGTAACTTATCCAGGTATCTTTGCATTCATTCTTCTCTGACCTCGAACGTTCCATTAACTTGGTTTACACGAGAAGGGAATCACACTTAGCTTTGATCACCTCTGCCCCCAAGTTTTTGGCTAGttcaagacctgcaatcatggcctcatattcggcctcgttgttagttaaTTTTATagttctaatagattgtctaactacaTTGCCGGTTTCAACATGATGCTGAGTCCGGAACTTTTTGCATTCGAGGCGTCGTCCGTAAAGAGGTTCTAGATTCCTGAGGACGTCCCCGAGTTTATCAGCAACTCTCATTCAACCTCGAGTATAAGGGCCGACGTAAAGTCAGCCACGAAATCtgtcaaaatttgagatttgatggtTGTTCGGGATcgatactcaatatcgtacccaCTGATTTCCACGGTCCATTTGACCAATCGTCCCGAGAGTTTGGGTTTATGCATAATATTTCACAGTGAGTAAGTCGTCACAACACATATAAGGTGGAACTGAAAATAGGGTTTcagtttcctagaggcgcttagcaaagcgagcaCCAATTTTTCCAGGTGAGGGtacctagtttcggcctcacctaaAGTCCTGCCAACATAGTAAATTAGAAATTGCGTACATTGTTCTTCTCGAACCAGGACTCCACTTACTGCTATTTCTGATACTGCCAAGTACAGGTATAGTTGTCCATCTGCCTTCGGTGTGTGAAGCAGTCGTGGCTCGATAAATACAGCTTGAGTTCCTCTAGGGCCCGTTGGCACTCCGGGGTCCACGAAAAGTTGTCTTCTTCTTGATCAGCAAGAAAAATCGGTGACTCTTATCcgaggacctcgagatgaatcgtcCTAGGGCAACTATGCATCCGGTTAATCTTTACACACCCTTCACTATGTCTACGATCGTGATATCTTCTATGGTTTTGATTTTGTCGGAGTTGATCTCAATTCCTcggttggataccatgaacccgaGGAATTTACCTGATCCGACTCCAAACGCACATTTCTccgggttcagcttcatattgtacttcTTCAAAATGCTGAAAGTTTCCTACAAATGTTTTAAATAGTCCTCTTCTCGCatggacttaaccaacatatcgtcaatataaaccCCAATCGAGTTTCCTATTTGTTTCTCTAATATCCAGgttactaggcgttgatatgtGGCACCAACTTTTTTTTTTAGTCCGAATGGCATCACGTTATAGCAGTACGTATCGTGCTTAGTAATGAAGGAGATTTTCTCCTGATCATCCAAGTCCATCTATATCTAGTTGTACCCTGAATAGGCATCGAGAACGCTGAGGATCTCATGGCcggtcgtggcatcgatcatacgatTAATGTTGGGCAGAGGGAAGGAGTCCTTGggacatgctttgttcaaatccttataatctacgcacattcttaatttGTTCCCCTTTTTAAGGACTACCACTATGTTTGCTTACTAATCTGGGTATTTAACCTCCCggatggatcctattttaaggagtttagagaCCTCGACCTTGATGAAATCATGCTTGACCTCGGACTAGGGCCTCCTTTTTTGCTTGACTAGGTGAAATTTAGGGTCTAGGCTAAGCTTGTGAGTGGTTATATCCAATGAGATCCCTATCatatcaagatgggaccaagAGAAACAATTTatgttagctataagaaattgaattagttttttcctgagctcgggagttTACCTCGTGGCCCGGTATACCTTCGGATCGGGTAGGTGCTCGATTAATATGACCTATTCCAGCTCTTCGATCGTTTATTTAGTAGCATCAGAGTCATCGTGGACTATAAAAGATCGGGTAACCCTGCAATCATCGTCTTCGCCAGTCCCCTGCTTGTCCGGTTGGGTCGTGGCCATtatcggtgattgctatttggtctCTTGCTTTTCTCCCAAACTTGGTTCCTTTGACGTTGCGAGTATTGATATTAGAATCACTTCCTCGACTGCAAACATATCTTTTGCGGCTGGTTGTTCTGCGTAGATTTGCTTGATCCCTCCCAGCGTTGGGAATTATAACACTTGGTAAAGAGTTGAGGGCACTGCCCttatgttgtggatccatggccttccgaaaagagggcgttgtacctcatgtcaccttcgatcacATAAAATTTAGCCACCTGGATGGTTCCAGTGGCATCGTCTGGTAATGTTATCTCCCCCTTAGTGGTTCCACATGCCATATTGAATCCGTTCAGAACTCAGACTGCGGGTACGATTTGATTTTGCATACCGAGCTGTTCTACGACTCTCGACcggatgatgttggccgagctaccagGATCAATTAACACATGCTTAACTCaagatttatttatgagtacagatattaccagtgcatcattgtgaggttgcACAATCCCCTCTTCGTCCTCGTCGTTGAAAGACAAGGTCCCTTCCGATATGTAATCTCAAGTCcgtttttcccttgtgatggacACTTTGGTGCACTTCAATATCGGCCCTTGAGGGATATTGACTCCACCGATGATTATGTTAATGCCGTTTTGAGGCTCTTCTGGTTTGGTCTATTTGTTAGAATCCCTGTTCCTGAAATGATTCTTGGCCCGGTTGATCAGAAATTCTCGAAGGTGTCCGTTGTTGAACAACCAGGCTACTTCATCTCTCAACTGTCGGCAATCCTCTGTCCTGTGGCCATGTGTGCCATGGTATTTGCACATCTGGTTAGGACCCCTTTGGGCTGGATCGGATTGTAAAGGTCGAGGCCATTTGGTATCTTTAATGTGTCCGATAGTCGATACGATGGCAGCGCATCAACATTAAAGTTATATTCTGATAACCTTGGTGCTTACTTGGTCCGATAGGCCTGTCGAAGTTGTTCTTGCTCAAGCTCTCTGACCTCAATCACTTCTCCTTTCATTTCACATAGAGCTTCACCCGGACCCAGTGTTTCTTCGATCTCCATTATATGGGTGGTAGGGATCTCTACTTGACCTCGGTTCACAGTCGATATCTCCCTTGATTCCGTCGATGGGTATGACAGGATAAACGGACCCAGAAGGGGTCCCAAATTGATCATCTTTGACCCAgatctttgattgataccggTTATGCACATCGGCCCAAGTAACAGCCGGGTACTCTATCAGATTCTGCTTCAACTGCTGTGAAGCGACGAAGCTTCGAACATTGAGTCCTTAGGTGAAGGCTTGAACGACCCAATCATCAGCGATCGGCGGtaggtccatccgttccattttgAATTGGGACACGAactctctgagcatttcattgtccttctgccttactttgaaaaggtccgacttcctggtctcgaccttgatagCCTCGGCGTATGCCTTCACGAAAGAGTCTGTAATCATAGGaaacgagtcaatagaattaggtggtaaattgtgataccatatcatggctcCCTTCGACTGGGTCTCCCCGAATTTCTGCAGCAAGACAGATTCGATCCCATTATCCTCCAAGTCATTCCTTTTGATGGCACATGTGTAGGAGGTGACATGCTCGTTCGGGTCGGTAGTTCCATAGTAtttaggaatctcgggcatgcGGAATTTTTTAGTGACCAGCTCGGAAGCCGCGCTCGGAGGAAAAGATTTCTGCATGAACTTCTTGGAGTCCAGGAATTTCAATATCGGCGTCGCTCACGGGATTTGATCGACCCAGGAATTGtaggtttccaccttcttgtTGTTTGCCTCGATCTTCTTCTCTCCCGACTCAATCCGCTTCGTCAGTTCCTTAAGCATCTTCATGATTACCGGGTTGGTCCCAGATTCCTTCTCATTCGATCTCCTCGAGGCCGATTAAATTCTGTGAACAACTTCCCGGGATGGCTCGGGCTCAACCATGCTTGGCAGGCGGCTCTGGTTTTAGAGTTGGGCTAGAGCCGTCTGTTGAGCCTGTAACATTTTGAAAATCACCCGCAGGTTGATTCCATCATCCTCGCCGTTGTGTGTGCTTTGTGCGACCGATCGAATATGCCTACGGATGCTACCATCAGGATCGGTGGGCAGATTTGTGTTGATGACCACATATGAGCTCACGTCGATAGGATCTGCAGTCGGGATTCCATCGAGATCGACCGAGGGCACATTGTTCAGGGCGCTATGTTGTCGTTTTCGTCCTGGTGGTCGAACTCGTTGTCAAAGTGTAGGGGTGCTGATTGGGAGTTCGACATTTTTATCCTGAAATCagagacacttcaaagaacaagtgtaaaatagtgtgcgttatgaaaatttgtatcaaataaccactattatccttagccccacagtgggcgccaaactgtttaccctcaaaattaGAAAACAATTGAACTTGTAAGTTGTTTTAAGGATACGCAGATTAAATTGACACAAAGTAACAAGTTAAATTGAAATTGTAAATAAGATTTGATAAAGTAAGTTCAAACCACATGAATTGGAGAGTAACGGCCTTGGGAGGAGGGTCCTCCTAGAACAGGATGGGGATGCACTTCAATCACAATATCAAGACACAATTGAAATAGAGCTTTAAAGAGAAAATAACAGTATATTGCGTCTAACTGAATGTTACATGTCCTTTACAAataatcagaccccctttatatagtatgaGAGTCCTACTTTATGTACAATTCTATATAAGATAAAAAATCACATGATTTGCAAATTAATCAGTTTCTTATTTATATGTACCGAGATTCCCGCTATGATATCCGACTAGTTGTGGATATTTCGCCCCTCCGTTATTTGGTCCAACAATGTTTCCTCGAGCTCATTCGGAGTCGCGGTCAGTTCCGGAGTCACGGACTCGATGATCTTGAAAACGTATGTTCTAGCCTCGTACCTTGGTTCGATGGAACTCAGGGTCGATCTTTAATCCATTACGTTTCCATTCCGATTTGTCATGCAATAGATGAGCCCAATTTCGACCGTATACACATTTAAAGAAATATGCAATTGCGTCCCATCCGCAGAGAAAATATATAAGTGTGCGGAACAAGGTTGGAGCTTCTCTAATATTCCCAAATCATGTCAATGAATAACCATTTCTGCGGCTTGAGGGTCACATATAACCATTTCTACACCTCCCTCCCAAACAAAATGGGATCGACTATGTGAATTCTGATTGTATTTCTCCATTAGGCATTATGATGATTCATCATAAATTCTTTAGTTTTTTGCGGGTTGATAACTTACGGCAATCCTCCTTTATCCGAAGCTTGGAACCGACATGTGTGAGCAAGCTCACACATGTAGCATGTTATGCTtggttaaaaaataaaaataaaaattagttCCACTCTTAATTTCAGATCTAACCGATGTTCCCCAGACAAAAGTTCACATTCTGTATATCCAAATCCATATTAACGTAGGTCAAAAAATTTATGCACCATGAAGAAATCAAGACATCTGGAACCCTATGGCAATACAACCTTTCTCCAACTAAGACTCCTACAACAATAAATCAGAGGCAATTAAACAATGGAAAGTCGTATTATACATAAACTTcaaatcaaaattattttaacaAAGATAAAACGTCGTAACCACCTTTGATCACCCTCATTTATAGGCTGCCATGCCTACACCGGGTTCTCCAGCATATGGCATACCGCCACCCCTAGCCTTGGAGTAGGACACATAGTAGAACTGGGAGATTATGCtggtgaagaaaatgaaagctGCTCCAGCTGCAAAAACTCCTTTTCTCAGAGTTTCACAAGATAGAGGCTTGTCGTTAATCAAGTATGATGATCGGTACTTGGTGTGATAAGCATTCCTAACTGAACCAGCCAACAAGCAGACCTCAGCAATGAAGAATGTAACCCTGAAACACAAGGGCAGAGGCTTTTTACAATGTCCTTTGTCTTACAATAAGGCCACAATATAGCATCGAAGGAGAAGCAGGAAAGTAATTTGTTTGTTATAGTAGTACTTACCAGCATATGATGAACAAGAGAACAGCACAAGCCCTTGAACCTCCAGGGCTCAAAGCCTTTCCACAACAGAAGCAACGGCTCGCCAACATTATAATTAATTGACTAGCCAAGAGAAATAAGAAGGCACCAATACCGAAGCCAGTTGCTATGTCGGAGTCATAGATGCAATAGCTAAAGTTGTTTTCACTATCTTCTTTGATTTTTGCCTATAAATGGAGGGATTTACTCAATCAGGTGAAACACAAAATGCAAAATAAGCAATAAAATCTGAAGAGATGAGAATTCTTAAAAGACTAAATCAGAAGCAACTTAAGGAAAAATAACATAGTAGAATGTTAATAATTGCAGTCCTTGCCCTCTTTTTTCTAGTGTTAATGATAGAAGTTGGTTAAAGACGAAATAAGTACAAAATTGGTTCAACAAAGAAGGGAATTTGAAAGTAAGTACTAGAGTTTATATGGAGCAAATAGAGTACAGGAAACGGAGATTTCCTAGCTCTAACCACCCCCCCCCTTCTTTTCTCTCTCAGCTTACACTACCTTCTTAAATTTGCATCAGAACTCAGAAGCAATCTAATGGCTGCTGGATTTGTCAGTTTGAAGTTCTAATGTAGAGTTATAGATACAGGTTAATGATCCTGTATGTGTTAAGAAATTTACTAAATAAGGCAAATAATTGACTTTGAACCCAGTAAATCAAATGAAATGTGGTAAAATCCCAAATTTGAACCCCATATAGTGTAAATCTTGGATCCATTTACTCTGGAGAGCAAGGCATTCTTCCCAAAGTTGAAAATCATCTAAAAATTGCAGATCACTTGTACTGCAACCAAATACTAGTAAAAATTCGATTCCAGGCGCCTGATGCTTAATCCAAAATTTACTTTATATGGAAAATATTCAAAGATCCAAATATTGGACAGCAAATTAACGTCCTAAAGCTTCAAAACTTTAGCAAGAGATTTACGTTTCTTCCCAAAAAGCAAACTTTTCAGGAACCGAACAGATCCCCAAAAGAAGAAAAGGCAGCTAGTAATTGTTCAAATTTCTTATGGAATTGAGAGTTAAAACTAGCAGTTCAAAACAGAGTAATGCATCTAAATTAATAGAGAAAAGGTGAAGAAGAAACACCGCAAATTAACATAATAAAGTGCTCACAGTGCTTCTTCTCCGCTCGGCAGCAATGGCCAAACCAAAAGCAATTAGATTCAACAAGAACACAGTTATCATTAACAGCTTCGACGCCATCGGAATTGAAACCGTTCAGACAAATCTAGATTTCTTTCTCAGGCTCTCTCTCTTGTACTTCTCTCTCTAGATATACTAAAGAGCCTTTGAGTAATGAAGCAGCAGTAGCAACTGACCAAAACAATAAATTACCAAATATAATGACGTCCCAACACTTAACCAGAAATCTGAGCTACTACTCAATATCCCGGTCCACAAactaatttgttttttttattttattttgatccaAAATAAATATTCATTTATATaataagaaaaaatttaatttatttttttaaaataaaattcctaAAAAGTCATCTACTCCTCACTTTTGAGAAGAAAAATAAGTGCTGCTATAATTATGCTACAATatttaattaagaataatttagtcacactaactattttgtctaaaatttagtatttttttaatggATGTGCCCAAAGTAAATTGGTCATTTGTGAATTGGAGGGAGTAGTCAATACTCAGTAGTCAGTA
Coding sequences:
- the LOC104219737 gene encoding uncharacterized protein translates to MASKLLMITVFLLNLIAFGLAIAAERRRSTAKIKEDSENNFSYCIYDSDIATGFGIGAFLFLLASQLIIMLASRCFCCGKALSPGGSRACAVLLFIICWVTFFIAEVCLLAGSVRNAYHTKYRSSYLINDKPLSCETLRKGVFAAGAAFIFFTSIISQFYYVSYSKARGGGMPYAGEPGVGMAAYK